In a single window of the Gossypium hirsutum isolate 1008001.06 chromosome D02, Gossypium_hirsutum_v2.1, whole genome shotgun sequence genome:
- the LOC107908398 gene encoding heat stress transcription factor B-4: MALVLDNCEEILLSLDSHKSVPAPFLTKTYQLVDDPTTDKIVSWGEDDTTFVVWGPPEFARDLLPNYFKHNNFSSFVRQLNTYGFRKIVPDRWEFGNEFFKKGEKQLLCDIHRRKTSQPQEAINHHYHSHSPLVNAPSFFPFPSRVSISPAASDEQANWCDSPRVGTGVSVFGGYNSSIAALSEDNEKLRRRNNLLTSELAQMRKLYNDIIYFVQNHVKHVTPSNPYPPNMLLCGSQSAANSSLLQKHLNQLLGYYPNSTKPAQVQFLNTPTAASKSSLTILEETSRNSCKTKVFGVPLHSKKRLHPECGATNSETNKVRLVLENKDLGLNLMPPSTC, from the exons ATGGCTCTGGTGCTTGACAACTGTGAAGAGATATTGCTCTCCCTAGACTCCCACAAGTCAGTGCCGGCACCATTCCTCACTAAAACCTACCAACTAGTAGATGATCCCACCACAGATAAAATAGTTTCATGGGGTGAAGATGATACTACTTTCGTAGTATGGGGACCTCCTGAGTTTGCTCGTGATCTCCTTCCAAATTACTTCAAGCACAATAATTTCTCTAGCTTTGTCAGACAACTTAACACTTAC GGTTTTAGGAAGATTGTACCAGACAGATGGGAGTTTGGCAATGAGTTCTtcaagaaaggagaaaaacaGTTGCTTTGTGACATCCATAGACGAAAAACTTCTCAGCCACAAGAGGCTATAAACCATCATTACCACTCGCATTCTCCTTTGGTTAATGCCCCGAGTTTCTTCCCATTTCCAAGCCGAGTCAGCATCTCTCCAGCTGCCTCAGATGAACAAGCCAACTGGTGTGACTCACCAAGAGTAGGTACTGGAGTCTCAGTTTTTGGAGGCTATAACAGCTCAATCGCTGCTCTATCAGAGGACAATGAGAAGCTAAGAAGAAGAAACAATTTGCTTACTTCTGAACTTGCCCAAATGAGAAAGCTTTACAACGATATTATCTATTTTGTTCAAAACCATGTTAAACATGTCACTCCCAGTAATCCATACCCTCCTAATATGCTTCTGTGTGGATCTCAATCTGCTGCTAATAGCTCATTGTTGCAAAAGCATTTGAACCAGCTTCTTGGGTATTATCCAAATAGCACAAAGCCAGCCCAAGTTCAGTTTTTGAACACTCCAACTGCTGCATCAAAGAGCTCCTTGacaattttggaagaaacaaGCAGAAATAGTTGCAAAACAAAGGTATTTGGTGTGCCTTTACATTCAAAGAAGAGATTGCACCCGGAGTGTGGTGCAACCAACAGTGAGACTAACAAGGTACGTTTGGTCTTGGAAAATAAAGATTTAGGGTTGAATCTCATGCCTCCTTCTACATGTTAG